The Streptomyces cyaneogriseus subsp. noncyanogenus region GTGAACCGCGCCCGCATCCGGCGGTCGTGGGTGACCAGCACCAGCGCGCCCGTGTAGGCGTCCAGCGCCGCCTCCAGCTCCTCCACGAGGGCGGGGGAGAGGTGGTTGGTCGGCTCGTCCAGCAACAACAGGTCGACGGGGTCGCCGACCAGCCGGGCCAGTTCGATCCGGCGCCGCTGCCCGTACGACAGTTCCCCCACGCGCAGCCGCAGCGCCTCGGGCTCGAACAGGCCGAGCGAGAGCAGCCGGTCGGCGTACTCCTCCGGCGCACCGGGGCGGCCGTGGGCGAACGCCTCCAGGACCGTCATCCCCGGTGGCCACGGTGTCTCCTCCTGCCGCAGATGCCCCACCCGGCCGGGCACGCTCACCGCCCCGGCGTCCGGCCGCAGCTCTCCGGCCAGGACCCGCAGCAGCGTGGTCTTGCCCGCGCCGTTGGGCCCGGTGACCAGCAACCGCTCGCCCGCTTCGAGCCGCAGCCCGGGCATCTCCAGACGGTCGCGCACCACCACGCCGTCGAGCCGCGCGGCCGGCGCCTCGCCGAGCCGCCCCGTGGTGGCGATCCGGGGGTGAGGCGCAGCGGTTCGGGCGGGGGCGCCACGGGACGGGCGGACAGCCGCTCGACGCGCTCCTTCGCCATGCGGATACGGCTCATCGCGCCGTGCGCGCGCCCCCGCGCGCGGAACGCGCCGTGGCCGAAAGAGGCTCTCGGCATCTTGCGGGGGATGCCGTCGAGGCGGACCACGCCCGACTCGGCCAGCCGGCGGCTGCGCGCCAGCTCCGCCCGCCACTCGTCGTACCGCTGCTGCCGCCGCCGTCGCTGCGCGGCCTTGGCGGTCAGGTACCCGCCGTAGCCGTTGCCGTGGCGGGCGACCCGGCCGCCGTCGACCTCCAGGACCGTGTTGGTGATCCGCTCCAGGAACACCCGGTCGTGGGTGACCGCCACGACCGTGCCGCGGTGGGCCCGCAGACGGTCCTCCAGCCAGGCCACCGCGCGGTCGTCGAGGTCGTTGGTCGGCTCGTCGAGCAGCAGCAGTTCCGGCTGGGAGGCCAGCGTCGCCGCCAGTGCCAGCCGCGACCGTTCACCGCCGGAGAGCGACCCCAGCCGCCGGTTCCTGGCCAGCCCGGGCAGACCGAGCGCGTGCAGCGCGGCGTCCACGCGGGCGTCAGCGCCGTACCCGGCGCGGGCCTCGTACCGCTCGGTCAGCAGCGCGTACGTGGCGAGGGCGCCCTCCAGCTCCGCGCCCGCGGGGGCCTCGGCCAAGGCGGCCTCGGCCCTGTGCAGACCGGCCTCCAGCGCGCGCAGTTCCGCCAGCGCCAGGTCGATGGCGTCCTGGACGGTGGCCTCGGCGGGCAGGCCGATCGTCTGGGGAAGGTATCCGGTCCCGCCGGGTGCGGCCACCGTCACCTCACCCGCGTCGGGCCGCTCCACTCCGGCGAGGAGACGGAGCAGGGTGGACTTGCCGGCCCCGTTGTCACCGACGACGCCCGCCTTCTCACCGGGCGTCAGGCTGAAGGAGACCCGGTCCAGCACGGCGCGGTCGCCGTACTTCCGGGTGACGGAGTGCAAGGAGAGCTGTGCGGAAGGGGAGGAAGAAGGCGAGGAAGAGCGCGGGGAGGGGGAGGGGGAAGGGTGTGCTGCGCGCATGCGAAAGCCCCTGTTCTCGGCCGAGGCCGGCAGAACGGACGGGTGAGCACGAGAGAGCGCTACGACGGCGGAGCGGTGCTCGACGCGGTCGCGCTCGGGGCGATCACAGAGTTCCCATGGACACGAACGTACCCGCGCCCGGGGCCCCGGGCCACTCGTTTTCCGCCGCCCGCCGCCGGAAGCGGCACCCCCGCCGCCCGAACCGGCGCCCCCGCGCGGGCCTGCACACGGCGGCGGCCCTCCCCGCGACACCGTCGCGTGAAGGGCCGCCGTACCTTTCCCCCGTACCGTCGTCGCCGTTACGCCGGCTCCTCGCCCAGGGGCCGCGGGTTGGGCACGACACGCCGGGGCCCGGGCCGGCCCGGCGCCTTCAGGAAGAGCGCCAGTACGGCGGAGGCCAGTCCGATGCTCCCCGCCAGGACGAACGCGCCCTCGTAGTCCCAGGCGCCGACGACGACCGCGCCCATGCCGGAGCCGACGAGTCCGGAGATCAGCTTCGAGCTGTAGACCATGCCGTAGTTGGTGGCGTTGTTGTTCTCACCGAAGTAGTCCGCCGTCATGGCCGCGAAGAGCGGGAAGATCGCCCCGCCGCCGAAACCGGAGACCATGGAGCACAGCAGGAAGAACGGCATGACGCCCATCCGGCCGGAGACCAGCACGCCGAACTGGGCGGCGCCCAGCACCAGGCACACGATGACGAGCGTGTTGCGACGGCCGCAGCGGTCGGAGATCCAGCCGATCACCCCCCGCCCGGTGCCGTTGACGATGGCCTTCAGGGACATCGCGGTGGCCACGATCCCGCCCGCGAAGCCCATGTCCTTGCCGAACGGCACCTGGAAGGCGATGCCGAAGATGTTGATGCCGGCCGTGCACAGCAGGCAGAACCACATCAACCACAGGACGGGGGTGCGGGCGGCTTCCTTGGGGGTGTACTGCTTGACCGCCGGCGGGTTCTTCTCCAGCGCCCGGCGGATCTTCGGGTCGTCGGTCTGCCGGAGCGGGTCGACCTGCGCGGGCCACCAGTTCTTCGGCGGGTCCCGGAAGAACCAGCCGGCCCCCGCCACGACCAGGCACAGCCCGACACCGGC contains the following coding sequences:
- a CDS encoding OFA family MFS transporter, coding for MTTTDFSKTSVPFREVTDRNGRVYRIGESDIDIMGRPRKWMVILPWIGMMGISSAEYAFTSAEDTLHEAHLWSSGHIFWLMGVWVFFQAAVAFPAGQLRESGRLPARSAMLLGAVGTLLGYVSLAYAPHVAVAYLGFGMCSGIGAGLAYATCVNMVGKWYPERKGGKTGFVNGGFAYGSVPFVFLFTSYMDLNNYHAVLVSAGVGLCLVVAGAGWFFRDPPKNWWPAQVDPLRQTDDPKIRRALEKNPPAVKQYTPKEAARTPVLWLMWFCLLCTAGINIFGIAFQVPFGKDMGFAGGIVATAMSLKAIVNGTGRGVIGWISDRCGRRNTLVIVCLVLGAAQFGVLVSGRMGVMPFFLLCSMVSGFGGGAIFPLFAAMTADYFGENNNATNYGMVYSSKLISGLVGSGMGAVVVGAWDYEGAFVLAGSIGLASAVLALFLKAPGRPGPRRVVPNPRPLGEEPA